A genome region from Maridesulfovibrio salexigens DSM 2638 includes the following:
- the uvrB gene encoding excinuclease ABC subunit UvrB, whose product MANNFELVSDYTLKGDQPEAVKQLVENIKHGVQDQILLGATGTGKTFAMANVIKELNRPTLVMAPNKTLAAQLFNEFKALFPNNAVEYFVSYYDYYQPEAYLPHSDTYIEKDSSINDDIDKLRHSATHALLTRRDVLIVASVSCIYGLGSPEFYAKMIIPVEEGQELSMEKLMDKLVEVQYERNDYDFHRGTFRVRGDVIEIIPAYAREQALRIEFFGDEIDSILETDPLTGEVTGRRRKTVIYPASHFVSDQDNLERAREDIRNELAETLTLYKKENKLIEAQRIEQRTMYDLEMIEEIGYCNGIENYSRHLDGRKEGEAPATLIHYFPDDFLLFMDESHIAVPQVGAMYNGDRSRKTTLVNFGFRLPSALDNRPLCFDEFLDKIGQTVYVSATPGPWEMERAQGLVVEQIIRPTGLLDPEIEVRPVKGQMDDLLAECKEREKRGERVLITTLTKRMAEDLTEYFNQMGVEAKYLHSDIDTMERMAIIQSLRAGEFVALVGINLLREGLDIPEVSLVAILDADKEGFLRSTRSLIQTFGRAARNAEGRVILYADNVTKSMRTAIDETYRRRAKQMEYNEAHGIVPQTIAKSLDNMLGTLYSDNWSGSEVKIAAEDVAEYGLDPAKMEKEVRKLEKDMRKYAAELEFEKAAELRDRIQVLREKILSLG is encoded by the coding sequence ATGGCGAACAATTTTGAGCTTGTAAGTGACTACACCCTCAAGGGCGACCAGCCTGAAGCGGTGAAGCAATTGGTCGAAAATATTAAGCACGGCGTACAGGATCAGATTCTGCTTGGCGCTACCGGTACGGGTAAAACTTTTGCTATGGCCAATGTTATTAAGGAGCTTAATCGCCCAACATTGGTTATGGCGCCCAACAAGACTCTTGCGGCCCAGCTTTTTAATGAATTCAAAGCGTTGTTTCCGAATAATGCTGTTGAATATTTTGTCAGTTATTACGATTACTACCAGCCGGAAGCATACCTGCCGCATTCCGATACTTATATTGAGAAAGATTCATCCATCAACGATGATATTGATAAGCTCCGTCACTCCGCCACCCATGCTTTGCTGACCCGGCGAGATGTACTTATCGTGGCCTCTGTCTCCTGTATCTACGGTCTTGGTTCCCCTGAATTCTACGCCAAGATGATCATTCCGGTTGAAGAGGGGCAGGAACTTTCCATGGAAAAGCTCATGGATAAGCTGGTTGAAGTACAATATGAGCGCAACGACTACGACTTTCACCGTGGTACCTTTCGAGTGCGCGGGGATGTAATTGAGATCATTCCGGCTTATGCCCGTGAGCAGGCTTTGCGCATTGAATTTTTCGGTGACGAGATTGATTCCATACTTGAAACAGATCCGTTGACCGGGGAAGTTACCGGACGCAGACGCAAGACTGTTATCTATCCGGCCAGTCACTTTGTTTCGGATCAGGATAACCTTGAACGCGCACGTGAAGATATCCGCAATGAACTTGCTGAGACTCTGACTCTCTATAAGAAAGAGAACAAGCTGATCGAAGCGCAGCGCATTGAGCAGCGCACTATGTATGATCTGGAGATGATTGAGGAGATCGGGTATTGTAACGGAATCGAGAACTACTCCCGTCACTTGGACGGTCGTAAGGAAGGCGAGGCTCCGGCAACTCTGATCCATTATTTTCCGGATGATTTTTTGCTTTTCATGGACGAATCCCATATCGCAGTGCCGCAGGTGGGCGCCATGTACAATGGTGACCGCTCGCGTAAAACCACATTGGTAAATTTTGGTTTCAGGCTTCCTTCAGCTCTTGATAACAGGCCGTTATGCTTCGATGAATTTCTCGACAAAATCGGGCAGACCGTCTATGTTTCCGCGACTCCCGGTCCGTGGGAAATGGAGCGGGCGCAGGGGCTTGTGGTTGAGCAGATTATCCGACCCACCGGATTGCTTGATCCTGAGATTGAAGTCCGTCCTGTTAAGGGGCAAATGGATGACCTGCTTGCAGAGTGTAAAGAACGCGAGAAGCGTGGCGAGCGGGTGTTGATCACTACCCTGACCAAACGTATGGCTGAAGACCTGACTGAGTATTTCAATCAGATGGGCGTGGAAGCCAAATATCTGCATTCAGACATCGACACAATGGAACGTATGGCTATTATTCAGTCCTTGCGCGCCGGAGAGTTCGTGGCTCTTGTCGGTATTAACCTGCTGCGAGAAGGACTTGATATCCCGGAAGTTTCCCTTGTTGCCATCTTGGATGCGGATAAGGAAGGTTTCCTGCGTTCGACTCGATCTTTGATTCAGACCTTTGGTCGTGCGGCTCGTAATGCTGAAGGGCGGGTTATTCTTTATGCAGATAATGTGACTAAATCCATGCGTACTGCCATAGACGAAACTTACCGCCGCCGTGCCAAGCAGATGGAGTACAATGAGGCTCATGGTATAGTGCCTCAGACCATCGCTAAATCACTGGATAATATGTTGGGAACATTGTACTCTGATAATTGGTCGGGTAGTGAAGTTAAGATTGCGGCAGAAGATGTTGCAGAGTATGGACTTGATCCCGCAAAAATGGAAAAAGAAGTTCGCAAGCTTGAGAAGGATATGCGCAAGTATGCGGCAGAGCTCGAATTTGAAAAGGCCGCCGAGCTGCGAGACCGCATTCAGGTTTTGCGAGAGAAGATTCTTAGTCTCGGATAA
- a CDS encoding potassium channel family protein: MKSKSLFVKLLRLRRDFGMFWGLISGFIYMTLVFIGGIVGYMWIEGWNLLNSFYMVVITLSTVGFMEVLPLSDQGRFFTSILILGGVGGFAYLIGAFSQLLVEGRLQAILGRRRMQKTIGKLKNHIIVCGYGRIGAIVTKEVMDEGLEIVVIESNPELIAQMEAAGIACIEGDATSDETLKLAGLQNAKTLIAALSDEAANVYVTLIARQSNVKVNIIARGNDTASISRLEFAGADRVVLPHTIGGIRMAQSVLRPTVTNFLDIAMRGKIDLQMEELFVTDSSELVGLDLIESKIRPRFNLIIIAIRKGNGEMVFNPGPKEVIEAGDTLLTVGKLSDLSAISKIL, from the coding sequence ATGAAATCCAAATCCCTATTTGTAAAGCTGCTCCGCTTAAGGCGTGATTTCGGAATGTTCTGGGGGCTTATCTCCGGTTTCATTTATATGACGCTTGTTTTTATTGGCGGAATTGTCGGCTATATGTGGATTGAGGGATGGAATTTACTGAACAGCTTTTATATGGTTGTCATCACTCTTTCCACTGTGGGATTCATGGAAGTATTGCCTTTGTCCGATCAGGGCAGGTTTTTTACCTCCATTCTTATACTCGGTGGTGTGGGTGGTTTTGCATATTTGATCGGTGCTTTTTCACAATTGTTGGTGGAAGGGCGGTTGCAGGCAATTCTAGGGAGACGCAGGATGCAGAAGACAATCGGAAAACTCAAGAATCATATCATTGTCTGCGGTTATGGTCGTATCGGGGCCATTGTGACCAAAGAGGTCATGGATGAAGGTCTTGAAATTGTTGTAATCGAAAGCAATCCAGAGCTGATTGCTCAGATGGAAGCTGCCGGGATCGCTTGTATTGAGGGTGATGCCACCAGTGACGAAACTCTTAAGCTGGCCGGATTGCAGAATGCCAAGACCCTGATTGCCGCACTTTCTGATGAAGCCGCCAACGTTTATGTGACCCTTATCGCCCGCCAGTCCAATGTTAAGGTGAATATTATTGCCCGTGGTAATGATACTGCCAGCATCTCCCGGCTCGAATTTGCCGGAGCCGACAGAGTGGTCCTGCCGCACACTATCGGTGGAATCCGTATGGCCCAGTCAGTGCTTAGACCTACGGTGACAAACTTTCTCGATATCGCCATGCGTGGTAAAATCGACTTGCAGATGGAAGAACTTTTCGTTACCGATTCTTCCGAGCTTGTAGGGCTGGATCTGATTGAATCCAAGATTCGCCCCCGGTTCAACCTGATCATTATTGCCATCCGTAAAGGTAATGGCGAAATGGTCTTCAATCCCGGTCCCAAAGAAGTCATCGAAGCAGGTGATACTCTGCTTACCGTCGGTAAACTTTCCGACCTTTCTGCTATTAGCAAGATTCTTTAA
- a CDS encoding BRCT domain-containing protein: MPTISDARYDELTEQLRDLDPENPFLTNVEPENFSEKVEVRHPRPMLSTEKAYTTEELERFVSRVEKEAKAMGIKEVTYRITPKLDGLAARDDGKVFATRGNGEVGYEISSAFTKGVVAVGGRGQGVGEIVCSLEYFDEHLANSFEHPRNMVVGIITSDKVNEASKQALQDEAVRFVPYSTLPKKVVNGEELVSRVWEITDELWEAADYPLDGMVAEVTDTALQERLGATAHHYRWQIAIKKKGESAVTEVEGIRWQVGRMGAVTPVMEVKPVSVSGATIRNVTAHNAGMLRDQSIGIGATIRIIRSGEVIPKLEEVIKPAQEVELPAECPSCGAELFWQNDFLKCPDFSCPARVEQRLEYWFKTLGNADWFGKKTIAKLVKAGHNSLESVYTMAEDDFQKLGFGPVQSTNLAEALYISKTKETDDWRFLAAFGIPDLGKADSRKLLGYFKLEDVVNVKQEQLIELHGFGDITSHSVTEGIAAIKETILHMLEFDFNLRRTPLVSETESMESPITGKGIVFTGKMEQGSREDMQAMARRLGAKVQTSVTGKTDFLVCGSKVGAKKIESAKAKGVEIMKESEFMDIVNAS, translated from the coding sequence ATGCCTACTATTAGCGATGCTCGTTATGATGAGCTAACTGAGCAGCTTCGTGACCTTGATCCTGAAAACCCTTTCCTGACAAATGTAGAGCCTGAGAATTTCAGCGAAAAGGTTGAGGTGCGTCATCCCCGGCCTATGCTATCTACCGAGAAAGCCTACACAACTGAAGAGCTTGAGCGATTTGTTTCCCGTGTTGAGAAGGAAGCAAAAGCAATGGGTATCAAGGAAGTTACTTACCGGATTACTCCCAAGCTTGATGGCCTTGCCGCCCGTGATGACGGGAAGGTTTTTGCTACTCGCGGTAACGGTGAGGTTGGCTATGAAATCTCCAGCGCTTTTACCAAGGGAGTGGTTGCTGTAGGCGGACGCGGGCAGGGCGTTGGCGAGATTGTTTGCAGTCTTGAATATTTCGATGAGCATTTGGCAAATTCTTTTGAACACCCGCGCAATATGGTTGTTGGGATTATTACCTCGGATAAGGTAAATGAAGCTTCCAAGCAGGCTTTGCAGGATGAGGCCGTTCGCTTTGTGCCTTACAGCACTTTGCCTAAGAAGGTTGTTAACGGCGAAGAACTGGTCAGCCGTGTCTGGGAAATTACTGACGAACTTTGGGAAGCTGCTGATTATCCGCTGGACGGTATGGTTGCGGAAGTTACTGATACTGCTTTGCAGGAACGTCTTGGCGCGACAGCCCATCATTACCGCTGGCAGATAGCTATCAAGAAGAAGGGCGAGTCTGCAGTAACTGAGGTTGAAGGTATCCGCTGGCAGGTAGGACGCATGGGTGCGGTTACTCCGGTCATGGAAGTTAAGCCTGTCTCTGTTTCCGGTGCGACCATCCGTAACGTCACTGCTCATAATGCCGGAATGCTACGTGATCAGTCCATCGGCATTGGCGCGACTATTCGTATCATTCGCAGCGGTGAGGTTATTCCCAAGCTGGAGGAAGTTATCAAGCCCGCACAGGAAGTGGAATTGCCTGCTGAATGTCCTTCGTGCGGTGCAGAACTTTTCTGGCAGAATGACTTTCTGAAATGTCCCGATTTCAGCTGTCCGGCTCGTGTGGAGCAGCGTTTGGAATACTGGTTCAAGACTCTCGGCAATGCAGATTGGTTCGGTAAGAAAACCATCGCCAAGCTGGTTAAGGCTGGGCATAATTCCCTTGAATCAGTTTACACCATGGCCGAAGATGATTTTCAGAAGCTTGGTTTTGGTCCAGTGCAGTCCACCAATCTGGCGGAAGCACTTTATATAAGCAAGACCAAGGAAACCGATGACTGGCGTTTTCTGGCTGCTTTCGGGATTCCCGATCTCGGCAAGGCGGATAGCCGTAAGCTTTTGGGTTATTTCAAGCTTGAAGACGTTGTGAACGTTAAACAGGAACAGCTCATCGAGTTGCACGGTTTTGGCGATATCACCAGTCATTCAGTTACAGAGGGGATCGCTGCGATTAAAGAAACTATCCTGCATATGCTGGAATTTGATTTCAACCTGCGTAGAACCCCGCTGGTTTCCGAAACTGAATCTATGGAAAGCCCCATCACAGGTAAAGGGATCGTTTTTACCGGAAAAATGGAGCAGGGCAGCCGTGAAGACATGCAGGCCATGGCAAGACGGCTTGGCGCAAAAGTTCAGACTTCTGTAACCGGCAAGACAGACTTTCTCGTCTGTGGTAGCAAAGTTGGAGCCAAGAAGATCGAATCCGCTAAAGCCAAGGGCGTTGAGATCATGAAAGAGTCAGAGTTTATGGATATAGTAAACGCGAGCTAA
- the dapB gene encoding 4-hydroxy-tetrahydrodipicolinate reductase, which translates to MTDVVIIGAKGRMGDTLVRCVQQSDDLKLAAVMERSGCEEGLDSLGCVCGTDAQEVLTKVPGAVVVDFTSPAATLKLLEIASVTGNPVVIGTTGMTNEELAQVEEFAKKVPVFLAPNMSVGVNVLLKVLPELVRMLGDAYDMEMTEIHHNKKVDSPSGTALKLAQCMAEARGLVYDEVKKHSRDGIIGARTKDELGVMAVRGGDVVGDHTAYFLGPGERIEVTHRAHSRETFAQGALRAARWLSEQKPGKLYDMADVLDV; encoded by the coding sequence ATGACTGATGTAGTAATTATTGGAGCGAAGGGTCGCATGGGCGACACACTGGTTCGCTGCGTACAGCAGAGTGATGATCTGAAACTTGCAGCAGTCATGGAACGTTCCGGCTGCGAAGAGGGGCTTGATTCTCTGGGCTGTGTTTGCGGCACTGATGCTCAGGAAGTGCTGACCAAGGTCCCCGGTGCTGTAGTTGTTGACTTCACTTCCCCTGCTGCGACTTTGAAACTGCTCGAGATTGCATCTGTTACCGGCAACCCGGTTGTTATCGGTACTACCGGCATGACTAATGAAGAGCTTGCACAGGTGGAAGAATTCGCTAAGAAAGTTCCGGTATTCCTCGCTCCGAACATGAGTGTCGGCGTGAACGTGCTGCTCAAGGTTCTGCCCGAACTGGTGCGCATGCTTGGTGATGCTTATGATATGGAAATGACCGAAATTCATCATAACAAGAAAGTGGACTCCCCAAGCGGAACCGCACTTAAGCTGGCTCAGTGCATGGCTGAAGCACGCGGCCTTGTTTATGATGAAGTTAAAAAGCATTCCCGTGACGGTATTATCGGTGCCAGAACCAAAGATGAGCTTGGCGTAATGGCAGTTCGCGGCGGTGACGTTGTGGGTGACCATACTGCATATTTTCTCGGACCCGGTGAACGCATCGAAGTTACACACCGTGCGCACTCCCGTGAAACTTTCGCTCAGGGCGCGCTCCGTGCCGCACGTTGGCTCTCCGAGCAAAAGCCCGGTAAGCTCTATGATATGGCTGATGTGCTGGATGTCTAG